In Synechococcus sp. PCC 6312, one genomic interval encodes:
- a CDS encoding PglZ domain-containing protein, translated as MVGVVSDYLVQLITKQVDEKGLVVWYDPEQAYESVAVELSLPNTTVALFEGSFFKLREDIDHLLNDNHPPRLVVYVPMDRMETHHALIELDCAGVIMQPKQQPPSCNTRLSVVARNALKPILGDEQVSEIEHQVEAGKLSLDDLNSLADKGKDISTGILTLIFGTANPQEVALDFLHSDRHDNNVVKKAAEQELQHLFQVSFDVELSASQSLASWRKKLGQYILLTDLFASLKQLPSSLASVPIANTKSSIDACVRLTQTWRNSRNMRDSYVTVSKQIEKELALNQLQLPVESLQENETFLCVELALLEYVESELIKAANLALVELAKYRLSSFWSNVIPEIQARWALILSAAEVLIEADRVGRAIKKAPSSVLDLVKSYSDDDEPWCALDTHHRHMESRKYNFEFAGSNDHECLEKLLIRAEQRYTEVGSELAKHFITHYQQAEHPIKGLLQQREVFKKRVKPHLSDGKVAYLWVDALRFEMASELCRVLKEDFTFEIQPAIAMMPTITEIGMAALLPNADESAKVVSVGGGKLGLEIAGKVIKDRKDRIKFLREQAGVSVFDAKLDDLLPKPTKKVRDSIQNAELILITSQEIDELGEQDNISQARLQIDGVLSQLRRGIRLLADLGIKTIVLTADHGHIFADELGEDMKIEAPGGEVKDLHRRVWVGLGGTSELSYLRTSLASLGVDSEFDIATPWTFACFKSKGGGRAYFHGGLSPQELIVPVVVLNSIVKPQLQSTGVQWILTPGTPKLTTRFFSVQISGIQSELSLFGFTPPNVKLELRANKKCVSCPVSASYGFEDATGEVKLKIADHDNKQIEPNTITLMLLEEISQKTVGVYLLDATSGVELAEPLTIDVAISM; from the coding sequence ATGGTGGGAGTTGTCAGTGACTATCTGGTGCAATTGATCACCAAGCAGGTTGATGAAAAGGGTCTAGTTGTCTGGTATGACCCGGAGCAAGCTTATGAATCGGTTGCGGTAGAACTCTCACTCCCCAATACCACTGTGGCTCTCTTCGAGGGTAGCTTCTTCAAATTACGCGAGGACATTGATCACTTGCTCAACGATAACCATCCCCCACGTCTGGTCGTGTATGTGCCAATGGATCGAATGGAGACACATCATGCATTGATTGAACTTGATTGTGCTGGTGTCATTATGCAACCCAAACAACAACCTCCATCATGCAATACCCGTTTGTCAGTCGTGGCCCGAAACGCTCTGAAGCCTATTCTGGGAGATGAACAGGTTTCTGAAATCGAACACCAAGTGGAGGCAGGAAAGCTATCCTTAGATGATCTCAACTCCTTAGCAGATAAAGGTAAGGATATTTCAACGGGTATCCTAACCCTGATTTTCGGTACAGCAAACCCCCAAGAAGTAGCTTTAGACTTTTTGCATAGTGATCGGCATGATAACAATGTGGTCAAGAAAGCTGCTGAACAGGAATTACAACATCTCTTTCAAGTTAGTTTTGACGTTGAATTATCTGCTAGTCAGTCCTTAGCAAGTTGGCGAAAAAAGTTGGGACAATATATATTGTTGACTGATTTGTTTGCCAGCCTCAAGCAATTACCCTCATCTCTTGCTTCAGTTCCCATTGCCAATACGAAAAGCAGCATCGATGCTTGTGTACGGTTGACACAAACATGGCGGAACAGCCGAAACATGCGAGACAGCTATGTCACTGTATCTAAGCAGATTGAGAAGGAGCTAGCCCTCAATCAACTACAACTTCCAGTCGAGTCTCTCCAGGAAAATGAAACCTTCTTGTGTGTTGAACTTGCATTGCTGGAGTATGTCGAAAGTGAATTGATCAAGGCTGCAAATTTAGCTTTAGTCGAACTTGCCAAGTATCGACTATCCAGTTTCTGGTCTAACGTGATACCCGAGATTCAAGCTCGGTGGGCACTTATCTTATCTGCGGCTGAAGTCTTAATTGAAGCTGATCGGGTGGGTCGGGCTATTAAGAAAGCGCCAAGTTCGGTTTTGGATCTAGTTAAATCCTACTCTGATGACGATGAACCTTGGTGTGCATTAGATACCCACCATCGACACATGGAGAGTCGGAAGTATAACTTTGAGTTTGCCGGTAGCAACGATCACGAGTGTTTAGAAAAGCTGCTCATTAGGGCAGAACAACGTTACACCGAAGTTGGCTCAGAATTAGCTAAACACTTTATCACCCACTACCAACAAGCAGAACATCCCATCAAAGGATTATTGCAGCAGAGAGAAGTTTTTAAGAAAAGAGTCAAACCTCATCTTAGTGATGGCAAGGTAGCCTACCTATGGGTTGATGCATTGCGTTTCGAGATGGCCAGTGAGCTATGTCGAGTACTTAAAGAAGACTTCACTTTCGAGATCCAGCCAGCCATTGCTATGATGCCAACCATCACCGAGATTGGAATGGCAGCTTTATTACCAAATGCTGATGAATCAGCCAAAGTCGTATCAGTGGGAGGGGGCAAGCTTGGGCTGGAGATCGCAGGCAAAGTAATTAAAGATCGCAAGGATCGAATCAAATTTCTAAGAGAGCAAGCTGGTGTATCCGTCTTCGATGCCAAGCTAGATGATCTTCTTCCTAAACCGACTAAGAAAGTGAGAGACAGTATTCAAAATGCCGAATTGATCCTGATAACCTCTCAGGAAATTGATGAACTGGGCGAGCAGGACAACATCTCACAAGCTCGTCTTCAAATTGATGGTGTGTTAAGCCAACTGCGTCGGGGAATACGGTTGCTAGCCGACCTCGGCATAAAAACCATTGTGCTCACAGCAGATCACGGACACATATTTGCGGATGAACTTGGGGAAGATATGAAAATCGAGGCTCCAGGGGGCGAAGTAAAAGACCTCCACCGCCGAGTGTGGGTTGGGCTGGGAGGGACATCAGAGCTCTCCTATCTTCGGACTTCTTTAGCCTCTCTGGGAGTAGACAGCGAATTCGACATCGCAACTCCGTGGACATTTGCTTGTTTCAAGTCAAAAGGAGGCGGGCGGGCCTATTTCCACGGCGGGTTATCTCCCCAAGAACTGATTGTTCCTGTTGTGGTTCTGAATTCGATAGTAAAACCCCAACTCCAATCAACAGGCGTGCAGTGGATACTAACCCCCGGTACACCAAAGTTAACGACACGATTTTTCTCCGTTCAGATATCTGGGATACAGAGTGAGCTAAGTTTGTTTGGATTTACCCCACCCAACGTAAAGCTTGAATTACGTGCCAATAAGAAATGTGTCTCATGCCCTGTTAGTGCCTCCTATGGATTTGAAGATGCCACAGGCGAAGTGAAGCTAAAGATTGCAGATCATGACAACAAACAAATTGAGCCGAATACAATCACACTAATGTTATTGGAAGAGATTTCTCAGAAGACAGTAGGGGTCTACTTGCTAGATGCTACATCAGGAGTAGAATTGGCAGAACCCCTGACGATAGACGTTGCTATTTCAATGTGA